The segment GTAGCGTTTCAAACACGCCGCCATTCGCGTCGAAACACGAAGAGTAGAGAATCGTGGCGTCCGTGCGCAGAAACCCGCTGAGCTTCTCTTCGAGCTCGCGATGGATCTGCTGCGTGCCGCAGATGAAGCGAACGGAGGACAATCCATAACCCCAGCGGTCGAGCGCCGCCTGGGCGGCCCGGATGACCTCAGGGTGATTGGAGAGGCCGAGGTAGTTGTTCGCGCAAAAGTTCAGGACGGACTCGTTTGGCTCAACGGTGGCCTGCGGCCGCTGCGGCGAGGCGAGCACGCGCTCGCGCTTGGTGAGTCCGGCCGACTCGATCTCGGCCGCGATCCCTTGCAGGTGCTCGCGGTAGGCGGGCGTCATGCGACCTCCCAATTGAGGACAATCTTGCCGCTCTTGCCCGAGCGCATCAGCTCGAACCCGCGCTCGAAGTCCGTGAACGGCATCCGGTGGGTGATCACGGGGGTGATGTCGAGTCCGCGCTGGATCAGCGACTGCATCTTGTACCACGTGGCGTAGATCTCGCGGCCGTAGATGCCGCGGATCGTGAGCATGTTGAAGACAACCTTGTTCCAATCGACGGCGGCACGCTCAGGCATGATGCCGAGCAGGGCGATGCGGCCGCCGTGCGCCATGTTGTCGATCATGTCATTCAGTGCGCGCGGATTGCCGGACATCTCGAGCCCGACGTCGAAGCCCTCCTTCATGCCGATCTCGTGCTGCACGTCGGGAAGTTTTTCCTTGGACACGTCAACCACGCGCGTGGCGCCCATGCGCTGGGCCAGGGCGAGCCGGTCGGGATTGACGTCAGTAACGACGACTTTGCGCGCGCCGGCCTGCTGCGCGATCGCCGCGGCCATGCAGCCGATCGGGCCGGCGCCGGTGATGAGGACGTCCTCGCCGACGAGATCGTATTGCAGCGCGGTGTGCGTCGCGTTGCCCAGCGGGTCGAAGCACGACAGCACATCGAGCGAGATGGTCGGGTCGACCTTGACGGCGTTGCTGGAGGGGAGACAGAGGTATTCGGCAAAGGCGCCGGGACGGTTCACGCCGACGCCCTTG is part of the Opitutus terrae PB90-1 genome and harbors:
- the tdh gene encoding L-threonine 3-dehydrogenase, encoding MHLPTTMQAIAKLKPGPGLNLIEVPVPVPGINDVLIRIKRTSICGTDIHIYNWDAWAAKTIPAPMVIGHEFVGEVAAVGSNVTTFQIGELVDGEGHIVCGVCRNCLAGRRHLCKDTKGVGVNRPGAFAEYLCLPSSNAVKVDPTISLDVLSCFDPLGNATHTALQYDLVGEDVLITGAGPIGCMAAAIAQQAGARKVVVTDVNPDRLALAQRMGATRVVDVSKEKLPDVQHEIGMKEGFDVGLEMSGNPRALNDMIDNMAHGGRIALLGIMPERAAVDWNKVVFNMLTIRGIYGREIYATWYKMQSLIQRGLDITPVITHRMPFTDFERGFELMRSGKSGKIVLNWEVA